Genomic window (Granulimonas faecalis):
TGCGCCGACATCGTCCGCCAGGGCACCCTAGGGCGCCGCGGGGCGGCGCTGTCCTGCGTGGAGGAGGTCACGGGCGACCCCGACGGGATCCTCGGCGCCCTCGAGGAGGTGGGCATCGCGGACCTCGTGATGCAGGCCGCCGTCGTGCTCGCCATGAACGGGCGGACGGGATCCGGCGGCATCTCCCACGTGATCGTGGACGAGGCCCAGGACAACTCCGCCGTCGACCTCCTGCTCGTCCTCTCGTTCTGCACCGCCTACGGGGCATCCCTGTTCATCGTCGGAGACGCCTGCCAGAGCCTCTACGAGTTCCGCGACGCCTCCCCCGACACGCTTTTGGCCCTCGCGTCCTCCGGTGTCTTCGAGACCCTCACGCTGTCAACCAACTTCCGGTCCTCCCCCGAGGTGCTGCGCTGCGCCAACGCCCTGCTGGGCGTCATGGAGTCCAACCGGGACTCGAGGATCGTGCTGCGCTGCCCGGAGGGGACCGACACCGGGTCGTGCTCGTGGGTGGACTACCGGCACCGCCGGGTGCACCCCCTGCGCAAGGACGTCGCCGGGCAGGTCGTCAGGGCGGCTTGGGAGAAGGCCACGCAGACCCTGGCCGCCGACGGCTCCGTGGGGCTCCTCGCCAAGACCAACGCCCATGCGGACGAGCTCGCCGAGGCCGCCCGGGAGGCTTGGCCGTGGGCCCGGGTGGTGCGCCCGGGGAGCCCCCAGAAGGCCCCCGCCACGGTGCTGTCGCGCTACCTGGCGCAGTTCGGCGACGTCGTCTCCCTCATGGAGGGCCCGGGGCTGGTCCCCATGGTCGAGCGCCATGTGATCGGCCACCTGGGCGACCTCGGCTGCGGGGAGGACCGGGCCACGGCGTCCCAGGTGTCCGCCTGGGCCTCCTGGGCGATGTCCCAGGGGGTCTCCGACATGCGGGGGCTCACCCGCTCGATCGCCTTCTTCGAGTCGTCGCTGTCGGACGAGACCGACGGGAACCCTTCCGTCGAGGAGGGCCCCACGGTGGTCTGCACCACGGTCCACGGGGCCAAGGGCCTCGAGTACGACTGCGTGGCGGTACCCCTCAACGCCCTAGACACCGACGAGGCGGACCTCCGGTGCGACTACGTGGCCCTGACCCGGGCCCGCAGGCACCTGGTAGCCGTGGGGTGCGTGAGGGAGCCAATGGCCGAGGAGGTGGGAGAAGCGCCCCTCGGATCCGTGCGGAGGGCATGCAACAGCGACGACGGCGATAAGGGAAACCGTTAGAACGACCCATTAAAGGGCGAACCACGATGTGTTTTGGAGGAGACCATGGACAAGACCGAGAAGAAGATGGACGGGCAGACCTACCTCACGTGGTGGGACGAGGCCAGGGAGGTCCCCGCCGTCCACCGGTGGGCCTACGACGAGATCGAGGCCGCCGCAGGAAGGGCCTTCGTCGGCATGATGTACGGGACGGACGCCCTGGACCCTCTGGACATCGGCGTGCGCGGCCTGATCGAGCTCCTCGAGGATGAGGGGGACCTCGACCCCAAGGCCTTGACCTGGAGGGCCGTTGCGGTGGCGGCCTTCGAGAACGCCACCGACCTCATCCCGTACCTGCTGGAGACCTACCCCCACTGCATCGACTGGGGCATCGACAGGAATCCGGAAACCGACGAGTAGGGCGCATTGCCCGACCGGGTGAGGGGAAGGCCCTCCGGGACCTTCCCCTCGTTCTGTGAGACAATTAAGGTACCTGATAAGGAGGTTTCCCATGGCCGATCAAGAACCGGTTTTCCCGATGATGCCCCTGGAGGAGTTCGAGGCAGCCGTGAGGGCCCACGAGGAACAGCTCGCGGGTTACGGAATCATGGACCCGCCTGCGATCGAGGTCGCGAGGCCGGCGCGTCTCGAGGAGAGGCCCTGGCGCTTCTTCTTCCCGGAGCACTGTGCGAAAATCGTGGCCAACAGCCTTAACGGTGCGGGTGCCCACACCGAGGTGGAATACGCCATCTCCCTCAGCCTGAGAAGGGACGGCACCTTCGAGCGGGGTACGGAGGCCCTTGCCTCCATGAACCTCCCTGTCTGGGCCAAGGACGAAAGGCCGGCCGTCGTCGCGACGGTGGCACCCAAAGACTGCGTCCGCAGGCTCGCAGATGCGGTCCTGTCCAGCCCCGATGTCGAGAAGTGGGACCGGACGGTCTACGCCCCACGCAGCTATACGGATGAGGAGTGGCAGGCCTCCCCCTCCGCCCACGAGGACTGAGCCGTGGCCATGCCGGCCGACAGCTTCGGCGCGTTCGACCCGAGAGGCTACCTGAGAGACTTTCTCCGCCCGAGGGTGTCCCATATCTCAAGGCATGTCGGCAAGGACCCGTCGTCGCTCATCGACAGGATCTGCGCCGAGCCCGGGTGCAAGAAGGCATCGTCGTTCGCCCCCTCCATGGACGTCCCGTTGCTGGTGAGAAACTCGCTCAAACTCAACTGGGACCACATAAGGGCCGCCTTCAGCACACGGGGACGCGACCGTCACGAATACCAGGTGGACCAGCAAGGATGCGGGCTCTCCATCCTGTGGGACGGCTACGGTCTCGTGGCCCGTAAGAGCGACCGGTTCAAGGTGGTCCTCGCCAAGGACCCGTCCATGAGGTACGGATTCTTCATCATGACCGCCTACCCGACCTTCTCCATGGAAGACCCCGCGGCCCCCGTGGACCTCGAGAGGGCGCTCCTCGGATCCGCCGCTTTCATGGCCCCCGCCACGGCCCCGGCCGAGGCCCTGAAGAAGGGGGCCATGAGGGCCTCCGCATACCTCGGCGAGGACATCCCCGTGGTCAGCACCGGGAACACCGTGCAGGCCCTGATACCGGTGTCCGACCGGGCGCTCCCGGAGGTGAGCGTCGCGACGAGGATCGACCACGGCCGGATCACCGCGACCCAGTTCACCGCCGTCAGGAGGGGCCCGGACGGGTCCTGCATGATCTGCGGCATCCCCGAGGGCACCGTGGGGATGTCCGCCGCGGAGTGCCTGCGAAGGGTGCTGGAGAGAGACGCCGGGCTCAAGGAGAGGATCCACAGGGCCACTGACCTCGTAAAATACCCCAAGGCCCGCACCAAGACCGCGGGGACGGTCCCGACGGAGCGTCCGCGGGGACCCCGCCGCGGGATGCGGCACACCCCTCCCCCGCCGGAGCCCCCGTCAAGGGCCCGAGACGACGGGTTCGAGCTGGGTTAGCCGAATCTGACGACACACCCTCCCTTGAGGAACGGTTTCGAGCCGTCCCCCAAGGGAGGGTCTTTTTTTGCCTGCAAAAGAGCCCCTCCCCGGACGACCCGGGAAGGGGCTCTGGAACGCTCCTGTCCGATGGGCCCCTAGAGGCGCATCTTACGGGAGATGTACCAGACCGCACCGCCGGAGGCGATGCCGGACATGATGGCCAGCATAGGGCCGGCGCCGGTCTGGAGCATGGTGCGGGCGGCGTGCTCGGCGGCAGCCACCTCGACGGGCTTGCCCTGGTCGCGCGGGGTCTGCACCACGGAGTCCTCGTCGTCATCCTCCATGAGGCGGCCGTAGGCCGTGCGGGCGACGTAGAGGTCGGCCTCGTTCTTGAGGTCGGCGCCGGGCACGTAGGCGTCGGTCACCTCGCAGGTGAGCACGGCGGGCATGTACTGGCGGGTCGTCCCGTCGGCCCCCTCGAAGGTGCCCTGGCTCTCGGGGTCGCCCTCGAAGTCGTCGTGGGGGGCCTTGAGAGAGTCGCTCTGCCAGAGGGCGGAGCCGTCAGGGCGGGTGGTGAAGCCCGCCTCCACACGGCCGTACTCGAAGCGCACGGCCGTGACGTGCTCACCCTCGGCGAGCTTCAGGTCGGAGACCTCCAGGGTGTCGGCGTCGGCGGCCGGGATGCCGGCCTTCCAGAGGTGCCAGCCGGTGTAGTTCTGGCGGCGCTCCTTGCCGTCGTTGTCGTAAGCGTCGTCCATGGTGGCGTTCGGGCCGGACTCCTCCACGAAGTCGCGGTCGGTCATGTCCGTGGCGTACCAGACGTTGAGCAGGCCGTCGTGGTCCTGCCACGCCTGGGGCGTGGTCACGGACTTGAGGTTGGCGAGGCCGTCGGTGACGCAGGTGAGCTCGTCGGTGACGGTGAACTCGTCGACCCAGGTGGTGCTCGTGTTCTGGAAGTCCAGCGTGTAGTCGAACTCACCGCTGTCGGAGACCGTGACGGCCGCGCGGTTGGCCCCGTCGCCGTTCTCAACGACGCCCTCGGCCACCGGGTCGGCGATCTGCTGGCGCTTGTCGAGGCGGCCGGAGATCTCGATGTCGGCGACCTTGGGGGTCTGGACGACCCTGTCCTCGTCGGAGTCCTCGAGGCCGTCGGCGTCGCCGCCGTTCCTGGCCAGGAAGACGTTGGCGCTGTTCTCGAGGGCGGTCTCGGGGATGTAGGAGCCGTTGACCCTCATGGTCACCTGGATGGGGCCGTAGGCGCTCCCCGAGCCGTCGCCGTGGCCGGTGTGGCCCTCGAAGGGGCACACGAAGGGACCGCCGGGAAGGACCTGGGTGATGTCGTCGTGGTCGTCCTTGAGGTCCTCGCGGGTCCAGGTGGACTCGTCCGGGCGGCTCGTGAAGCCGGCCTCCACGCGGCCGTACTCCAGGCGGATTCCGGTCACGCGCTCGCCCTCGCCGAGCCCCAGGTCTGCGACCTTGAGCTCGGTGTCGACGCAGGTGGGCACATCGGCCTTCCAGAGGCGCCAGCCGGTGTAGTCGAGGCGGCGGCCGTCGTCGCCCAGGCGGCCGGCGTTCTCCTCGGCGGCAAGCCACGGGTTCTCATGGCCGTCGGAGAGGGTCTGGTTGGCCCCGGAGGGGTCGACGTGGTCCTCCGGGGTGAGGTTCGTCCGGTACCAGACGTTCGCCTTGCCGTCGAAATCGGCACCGGCCACGCCGGTGTGGATGGCGTCGAGCTCGGCGAGGCCCGCCGCCACGGCCTCGAGCGGGTCCTCCACGGTGTACTCGTCGCACCAGGTGTTGGACGTGGAGCGGTGGTCGAGGGTGTAGGTGTAGACGCCGTCCTCGCTCTCGGTGACGTCGGCCTTGTTCTCGCCGTCGCCGTTCTCGACGACGTCGTCGGCCACGGGGTCGGCGACCTGCTGGCGCTTGTCGAGCTCACCGGAGATCTCGATGGGCTCGTCGACCATCTCCACGGGCACCACGGAGCCGTCCTCGGTGACGGTGAAGGTCACGTCGGCGGCCATGTCGTGGTCTCGGGGCGTCATGGTCTCGGTGAGGGTGTACTCACCGGGGGCCAAAGCCTCGATGCGGTGGGGCTCGTCGCCGGACACCCACCGGTCCACCGCCGTGCCCGAAGAGTCGGTCACGGTGAGCGTGGCCCCGGGAACCTCGGGACCGCCCGTGACCTCCACCTTGGAGACGTCCACCTTGGTGGGCTCGTCGGCCACGGTGACGAGGTAGTCGCCGTCGCCCTCGACGCGGCCGTCCTCGGCGGCCGTCACGGGGCTCACGGTGCGGTCGACCACGTAGCCCACGGGAGCCGCCACCTCGGCGTACTCGTAGG
Coding sequences:
- a CDS encoding UvrD-helicase domain-containing protein encodes the protein MHIDQRHGPDGALPPRVREALDAFAAARGSMGTVALPVPERPWTPTEEQLRCAQASGPATLVVAGAGCGKSSVVDMRLDALSAAGVEAASVLCLSFTNAAADHLRELHPGVQSQTVASWTKERFEGVAPGVALAPAETFANITQADPRLTRCADIVRQGTLGRRGAALSCVEEVTGDPDGILGALEEVGIADLVMQAAVVLAMNGRTGSGGISHVIVDEAQDNSAVDLLLVLSFCTAYGASLFIVGDACQSLYEFRDASPDTLLALASSGVFETLTLSTNFRSSPEVLRCANALLGVMESNRDSRIVLRCPEGTDTGSCSWVDYRHRRVHPLRKDVAGQVVRAAWEKATQTLAADGSVGLLAKTNAHADELAEAAREAWPWARVVRPGSPQKAPATVLSRYLAQFGDVVSLMEGPGLVPMVERHVIGHLGDLGCGEDRATASQVSAWASWAMSQGVSDMRGLTRSIAFFESSLSDETDGNPSVEEGPTVVCTTVHGAKGLEYDCVAVPLNALDTDEADLRCDYVALTRARRHLVAVGCVREPMAEEVGEAPLGSVRRACNSDDGDKGNR
- a CDS encoding RNase A-like domain-containing protein — protein: MPADSFGAFDPRGYLRDFLRPRVSHISRHVGKDPSSLIDRICAEPGCKKASSFAPSMDVPLLVRNSLKLNWDHIRAAFSTRGRDRHEYQVDQQGCGLSILWDGYGLVARKSDRFKVVLAKDPSMRYGFFIMTAYPTFSMEDPAAPVDLERALLGSAAFMAPATAPAEALKKGAMRASAYLGEDIPVVSTGNTVQALIPVSDRALPEVSVATRIDHGRITATQFTAVRRGPDGSCMICGIPEGTVGMSAAECLRRVLERDAGLKERIHRATDLVKYPKARTKTAGTVPTERPRGPRRGMRHTPPPPEPPSRARDDGFELG